The proteins below come from a single Gimesia alba genomic window:
- a CDS encoding Mov34/MPN/PAD-1 family protein encodes MAGPDIHQLKNEKFPEAEFPIKPRSDFRLLISPTVHQGIQDHAANDTSVEICGVLVGEWQQDENGPFANVTQYIRCNQAASKFAEVTFTHESWSQINSEMDSKYSDLRIIGWYHSHPDFGIFLSDRDVFIQENFFSGPGQVAYVVDPVRKLEGVFEWRNGKPVLMSHYWVGEKVWSLEASQTPLTQTGSISQYSTPDPRAAATQQHEEHPLMRGSIQLLMGLCLFLIGYLLAGTKSRWEQEMIVTGVVEHYGTNKLIKPGFEDKLREVNQRLQEVNHLFGTLSTTMPEDATKQQIELENKKRTAISQTLTLCSQALSMIQTQYGLTDQERKALTKYIQRKQRELQNGSKTKSKSADASPEKQTVKQEDSEKKPNAKNKVSQESEILKSESQ; translated from the coding sequence ATGGCCGGCCCCGATATACATCAGTTAAAAAATGAGAAGTTCCCGGAAGCAGAATTCCCGATCAAGCCACGCTCTGATTTTCGACTTTTAATCTCCCCGACAGTCCACCAGGGCATCCAGGATCACGCTGCAAACGATACCAGCGTCGAAATTTGTGGTGTTCTTGTCGGAGAATGGCAACAAGATGAGAATGGCCCTTTTGCCAATGTCACTCAATACATTCGTTGTAATCAGGCAGCCAGTAAATTTGCCGAAGTCACATTTACACATGAATCATGGTCTCAGATCAATAGTGAAATGGATTCTAAATATTCGGACTTGAGAATTATTGGCTGGTATCACTCTCATCCTGATTTTGGAATTTTTCTTTCTGATCGTGATGTATTCATACAGGAGAACTTTTTTTCCGGGCCCGGTCAAGTTGCTTATGTCGTCGACCCCGTTCGCAAGCTGGAAGGCGTGTTTGAATGGCGAAACGGAAAACCGGTTCTCATGAGTCATTATTGGGTGGGAGAAAAAGTCTGGAGCCTTGAAGCCAGCCAAACACCTTTAACTCAGACCGGCAGTATCTCGCAATATTCCACGCCGGATCCGCGCGCGGCTGCGACACAGCAGCATGAAGAGCACCCTCTAATGCGAGGATCCATTCAACTTTTGATGGGGCTCTGTCTGTTTCTGATTGGTTACCTGCTCGCCGGAACAAAATCAAGATGGGAGCAGGAAATGATTGTGACCGGTGTTGTCGAACACTATGGCACAAATAAATTGATCAAGCCTGGATTCGAGGATAAACTCAGAGAAGTGAATCAGCGCCTACAGGAAGTCAATCACCTGTTTGGAACTCTTTCAACAACAATGCCAGAGGACGCAACCAAACAGCAGATTGAACTGGAAAACAAGAAGCGAACAGCGATTTCACAAACACTTACCCTTTGTTCGCAAGCGTTGAGCATGATTCAAACACAATATGGTCTGACAGATCAGGAACGCAAGGCACTGACAAAGTATATTCAGCGAAAGCAAAGAGAGCTCCAAAATGGCTCGAAAACAAAATCCAAATCGGCTGATGCTTCACCTGAAAAACAAACCGTAAAGCAAGAGGATTCCGAGAAGAAACCAAATGCCAAAAATAAAGTATCTCAAGAATCTGAGATATTGAAATCAGAGAGCCAATAG
- a CDS encoding DUF1501 domain-containing protein, translated as MSVRSSKGRCAGPMKRRTFLEIGGSSMLGLGMCDLLRQQALAKAIGDSTEDTSVIFVWLPGGPPHMETYDMKPGAPAEYRGELDPIRTNVPGLDVCEMLPQHAKIADKFTLIRSIHHEFADHGGGHKRLMTGRIPATPVGTINDAPAVSSIVKKMLEKNGNEMPVCVSEVDSSRANIDTFAMGPAYLGPSSTPFMVAGDPSNPDFKVQNIGVKASMETRLDDRIAMLKGIDKFRRDVDKSGSMEAMDSFNRQAIDMLTSEKVRNAFDLSKEPKEIRDRYGWNAYGQRAILGRRLVESGVRFVTMVWEHPFPGKPTPKTAAYNWDSHAVNAHLFKDCDWRLPPYDQAVSALIEDLYQRGLDRRVLLVVTGEFGRTPKISVQRGTQTGVMQPGRDHWPKAMSVLVSGGGMRTGQVIGATNPKGEYPVERRLTPNDLWATVYRHLGIDHEFVLHDLQGRPVPILPFGKPIRELLPTSA; from the coding sequence ATGAGTGTGAGATCTTCAAAAGGTCGCTGCGCTGGCCCCATGAAACGCCGTACGTTCCTGGAAATTGGTGGATCGAGCATGCTTGGTCTGGGGATGTGCGATTTACTTCGTCAACAGGCTTTGGCGAAAGCGATCGGGGATTCTACGGAAGACACTTCGGTGATTTTTGTCTGGCTTCCCGGCGGTCCGCCTCATATGGAAACCTATGACATGAAACCAGGGGCGCCGGCAGAGTATCGGGGCGAACTGGATCCGATCCGGACGAACGTGCCTGGTCTTGATGTGTGTGAAATGCTTCCCCAGCATGCGAAGATCGCAGATAAGTTCACACTGATCCGCTCTATTCATCATGAATTTGCCGATCATGGTGGCGGACATAAACGGTTGATGACAGGTCGCATTCCTGCAACACCCGTGGGAACGATTAATGACGCTCCCGCAGTCAGCAGCATCGTAAAAAAAATGCTGGAGAAAAATGGCAACGAAATGCCGGTCTGTGTTTCTGAAGTGGATTCCTCTCGGGCGAACATTGATACATTTGCGATGGGACCGGCCTATCTCGGACCTTCCTCAACACCGTTCATGGTGGCCGGCGATCCCAGTAATCCCGATTTCAAAGTACAGAACATCGGCGTCAAAGCTTCGATGGAAACCCGGCTGGATGATCGGATTGCCATGCTGAAAGGGATTGATAAATTCCGGCGTGACGTCGATAAGAGCGGCTCAATGGAAGCGATGGACAGCTTTAACCGTCAAGCCATCGATATGTTGACCAGTGAAAAAGTACGCAACGCATTCGATCTTTCCAAAGAGCCAAAAGAAATCCGCGATCGCTATGGCTGGAATGCGTATGGTCAGCGGGCCATTTTGGGGCGACGGCTGGTGGAATCAGGCGTGAGATTTGTCACAATGGTTTGGGAGCACCCATTTCCCGGGAAACCAACACCCAAAACGGCTGCCTATAACTGGGATTCGCACGCCGTCAATGCGCATCTGTTTAAAGATTGTGATTGGCGTTTGCCTCCTTACGATCAGGCTGTTTCAGCTCTGATTGAAGATCTCTATCAGCGTGGCTTGGACCGTAGAGTCTTGCTGGTTGTGACCGGTGAATTTGGACGGACTCCTAAAATTTCGGTTCAACGAGGAACGCAGACCGGAGTCATGCAGCCCGGTCGTGATCACTGGCCGAAAGCAATGTCGGTTCTGGTTTCCGGTGGCGGAATGCGAACCGGTCAGGTGATTGGTGCGACAAATCCCAAGGGAGAATATCCGGTTGAACGCCGTTTGACTCCCAATGATCTTTGGGCAACCGTGTACCGGCATCTGGGAATTGATCATGAATTTGTATTACATGATCTCCAGGGGCGCCCCGTGCCAATTTTGCCGTTTGGTAAGCCAATTCGCGAACTTCTGCCAACCTCGGCTTGA
- a CDS encoding FHA domain-containing protein, producing MKITSDELYAPDVDEYVELQSFLRRDAGPINDRPWIVRVIYANWFYMAFCGGVGAFLGWLILEPFFDDNEIGEEFNLAALLLFPVTAAFIGLFLGAAEGLICRNSLRAVKSSVVGLGVGFLGGLLALFPTGIVFGIMSAIALGLMEDPLPGEMPTGMALLVLMMGRAAAWSIVSIPAGIGQGIALKEKKVIINGLVGAVLGGLIGGLLFDPISLVLTSEDGQATYSRAVGLTTIGIFVGLFIGLVEGWTKTAWVLMQKGPLAGKQFIIYKDTTVLGSSPKADIYLFKDDAIEPRHALIINRGGRFEIEDCSTPDGTYVNGIPISASTLHDKDQIVLGKTVLEFSLKENAS from the coding sequence ATGAAGATCACGTCAGATGAGCTCTATGCACCTGATGTTGATGAATATGTCGAACTGCAGTCTTTTCTCCGGAGAGATGCAGGCCCGATCAATGATCGCCCCTGGATCGTTCGTGTCATCTACGCCAACTGGTTCTATATGGCATTTTGCGGTGGTGTGGGTGCATTTCTGGGGTGGCTGATACTGGAACCATTCTTTGATGACAATGAAATCGGCGAGGAATTCAATCTTGCAGCACTGCTTCTGTTTCCCGTAACGGCTGCTTTTATTGGTCTTTTTCTGGGCGCTGCAGAAGGCCTGATTTGTAGAAACAGCCTGCGGGCAGTGAAATCGAGTGTTGTCGGCCTGGGTGTAGGATTTCTCGGGGGGCTCCTTGCATTATTTCCCACGGGAATCGTATTTGGCATCATGTCTGCCATCGCTCTTGGCTTAATGGAAGACCCTCTCCCTGGAGAAATGCCGACGGGCATGGCCCTGCTGGTCTTGATGATGGGACGGGCCGCGGCATGGAGTATCGTTTCGATTCCTGCAGGCATCGGACAGGGAATTGCCTTGAAGGAAAAAAAAGTCATTATCAATGGCCTGGTGGGAGCCGTTTTAGGAGGTCTTATCGGAGGACTTTTGTTTGATCCGATCAGTCTGGTCCTCACCAGTGAAGATGGCCAGGCAACCTACTCCAGAGCAGTTGGACTCACAACCATTGGGATCTTTGTGGGACTGTTTATCGGGCTTGTTGAGGGTTGGACGAAAACAGCCTGGGTCTTGATGCAGAAAGGACCGCTCGCCGGAAAACAATTTATCATTTATAAAGACACAACCGTTTTGGGCAGTTCACCGAAAGCCGACATCTATCTATTCAAAGACGATGCGATTGAACCGCGACATGCGTTAATTATTAATCGAGGGGGGCGTTTTGAAATTGAAGATTGCAGTACCCCTGATGGGACCTATGTCAACGGGATTCCCATCAGCGCCAGCACCTTACATGACAAAGACCAAATTGTACTTGGAAAAACAGTACTGGAGTTTTCTTTGAAAGAGAACGCCAGTTGA
- a CDS encoding DUF1501 domain-containing protein: protein MNDRVPGNRFSRRELLRVGGLGTLGISLPQLLAAQTSGAEQRNQQASKADACIVIFLNGGPSHLDMWDMKPAGPIEIRGEFDPIPTSLTGVNVCEHLPLLARQMHRVTLIRSMNHSVNNSHAAAVYAALTGHDRGEQGGGAKPDDHPSPGAVLAKLRPAPTGALPYITLPYKTKEGAAGPLQPGFLAGFMGAAYDPFWVLDDPNKPDFHVRNLSLPDGLALERMNARRGLLSSLDRGLGGKSNQTLASMDDFQRQAFELLTSNQAQRAFKLNEEPASVRDRYGRNIYGQSVLLARRLIEAKTRVVTMSWAPHANATWDTHGQNFRSLKTTLLPQFDAACSSLIEDLAQRGLLERTLVAVLGDFGRTPKINNNAGRDHWNSCYSIMLAGGGIKAGLVYGASDRSGATPIQSPVTPGDIVATIYRLLGIDHHHILYDTLNRPHTVVPQARIIQDLIA, encoded by the coding sequence ATGAATGACCGTGTGCCAGGAAACCGATTCTCGCGTCGTGAATTACTGCGTGTTGGCGGTTTGGGCACGCTGGGCATTTCCTTGCCTCAACTGCTGGCAGCACAAACCTCGGGTGCGGAACAAAGGAATCAGCAAGCTTCAAAAGCAGATGCTTGTATTGTCATTTTTCTGAATGGCGGTCCCAGTCATCTCGACATGTGGGATATGAAGCCGGCGGGACCGATTGAAATTCGTGGTGAGTTCGATCCGATCCCTACGTCTCTCACAGGAGTCAACGTCTGCGAACACCTGCCGCTGCTGGCCAGACAGATGCATCGCGTGACTTTAATTCGATCAATGAATCACAGTGTGAACAACTCACACGCAGCAGCCGTCTATGCTGCACTCACCGGACACGACCGAGGCGAACAGGGAGGCGGTGCCAAACCAGACGACCATCCCTCACCAGGCGCAGTCCTCGCAAAACTGCGTCCTGCTCCCACAGGTGCGCTCCCCTACATCACACTCCCTTACAAAACAAAAGAGGGAGCGGCTGGTCCCCTGCAACCTGGCTTTTTAGCCGGATTTATGGGTGCGGCTTACGATCCGTTTTGGGTCCTCGATGATCCCAACAAACCCGATTTTCACGTCCGTAATCTGTCCTTACCGGACGGTCTGGCGCTGGAGCGTATGAATGCCCGTCGTGGACTGCTTTCATCGCTGGACCGAGGTTTGGGCGGCAAGTCGAACCAGACTCTGGCTTCGATGGACGACTTTCAAAGGCAGGCATTTGAACTGTTGACGTCGAATCAGGCACAACGGGCTTTCAAACTGAACGAAGAACCTGCGAGTGTCCGCGACCGTTATGGCAGAAATATCTATGGACAAAGCGTTCTGCTGGCACGTCGATTGATTGAAGCGAAGACGCGCGTCGTAACGATGTCGTGGGCGCCACACGCCAATGCCACCTGGGACACCCATGGCCAGAATTTCAGAAGCCTGAAAACAACACTATTGCCACAGTTTGATGCCGCCTGTAGCAGTTTAATTGAAGACCTCGCCCAGCGCGGCTTACTGGAACGAACTCTGGTGGCGGTGCTGGGGGACTTTGGTCGGACCCCCAAAATAAATAATAATGCCGGACGCGACCACTGGAACTCATGCTACTCGATTATGCTGGCCGGAGGCGGTATCAAAGCTGGTCTGGTCTACGGTGCCAGTGATCGCTCGGGGGCCACGCCGATCCAGAGCCCGGTTACGCCTGGAGACATCGTAGCGACAATCTATCGATTGCTTGGCATAGACCATCATCACATTCTTTATGACACACTCAACCGCCCACACACGGTTGTTCCTCAGGCGCGCATCATTCAGGATCTGATTGCCTGA
- a CDS encoding ubiquitin-conjugating enzyme E2, translating into MSNVRLRRLAADYAKLKEYVRLHPRVSLLQVTGDPPEKFQLQYVIKSVRMQNQEVVPVKTHTVEISLPRNYPRTPPQCRMLSPVFHPNIAPHAICVGDHWSAGESLQSIIIRIGEILAYQSYNLKSPLNGEAARWAEQNSEEFPTDTVSLLPEEKSKKKQPVSRTKESNEKTQSQRILVCPSCQAKYRLPAEFQKRKVRCKKCEAIIEIPVV; encoded by the coding sequence ATGAGCAATGTTCGACTGCGGAGGCTCGCTGCTGACTATGCCAAACTGAAAGAATATGTTCGCCTGCATCCGCGTGTTTCTCTTTTGCAAGTCACCGGAGATCCACCTGAAAAATTTCAGTTGCAATACGTCATCAAAAGCGTCCGTATGCAAAACCAGGAAGTGGTTCCAGTTAAAACCCATACTGTAGAAATTTCTCTACCCCGGAACTACCCACGAACACCACCACAGTGCCGTATGCTCAGCCCGGTCTTCCATCCCAATATCGCACCACATGCAATTTGTGTCGGCGATCATTGGAGCGCTGGTGAGTCATTGCAGTCAATCATCATCCGTATTGGTGAAATCCTGGCATATCAGAGTTACAACCTCAAAAGCCCACTCAATGGAGAAGCCGCCCGCTGGGCCGAACAAAACAGTGAGGAATTTCCAACAGATACCGTGAGCCTTCTCCCTGAAGAAAAGAGTAAGAAAAAACAGCCTGTATCCAGGACAAAAGAATCGAACGAGAAGACTCAGAGTCAACGAATACTCGTTTGCCCTTCCTGTCAGGCTAAATACCGATTACCAGCAGAATTCCAGAAACGCAAAGTCCGCTGCAAAAAATGTGAAGCAATCATCGAAATCCCTGTTGTATAA
- a CDS encoding DUF2752 domain-containing protein produces the protein MDIHINQHQRPFTGSSSQIREEGESEATQINQLPDELDETHEEIDEEYLQARIRVFRKRQRVMLGLSIFVILAAFSMNTLDTGKVEVSWFPQLPIPELCGSRAIFGVSCPGCGLTRSFIALADGNLAASFQQNRIGWIMALTLIAQIPYRIYMMRQPPLSVMDLRWPKWFGTLLIAILIGNWLSKALI, from the coding sequence ATGGATATCCATATCAATCAACATCAGCGCCCCTTCACTGGTAGTTCTTCGCAAATTCGAGAAGAGGGAGAGAGCGAAGCGACTCAAATCAATCAACTTCCTGATGAACTCGATGAGACTCACGAAGAGATTGATGAGGAATACTTACAGGCGCGAATCAGAGTGTTCCGAAAACGGCAACGTGTTATGCTGGGACTCTCTATTTTTGTCATCCTGGCGGCCTTCAGCATGAACACCCTGGACACCGGGAAGGTGGAAGTCAGTTGGTTTCCACAACTGCCTATCCCCGAACTGTGTGGCTCTCGTGCCATATTTGGCGTCAGCTGCCCGGGCTGTGGTCTTACCAGAAGTTTTATCGCTTTGGCAGATGGAAATCTCGCAGCATCATTTCAACAGAACCGAATCGGCTGGATCATGGCTTTGACGTTGATCGCTCAAATCCCGTATCGCATTTATATGATGCGCCAACCACCCCTGTCGGTAATGGACCTCCGCTGGCCGAAATGGTTCGGCACACTCCTGATTGCCATTCTCATCGGAAACTGGTTGTCCAAGGCCCTGATATAA
- a CDS encoding EsaB/YukD family protein → MSDIKIEVWDATGNKRQVVEVPSDAEIDRLISVLIGKMNLPSHSPDGQLMSYKFHHKSSGRQLLHSDTLESAQVQDGDILRLQPEITAGS, encoded by the coding sequence ATGAGCGATATTAAAATTGAAGTGTGGGACGCCACCGGAAATAAAAGGCAAGTTGTTGAAGTTCCGAGTGATGCCGAAATTGATCGTCTCATCTCTGTTCTGATTGGAAAGATGAATCTTCCGAGTCACAGCCCGGACGGACAGTTGATGAGCTATAAATTTCATCACAAAAGCTCAGGACGCCAACTCTTACACTCTGATACGCTAGAGTCTGCTCAGGTTCAAGATGGCGACATTCTCCGCCTGCAACCCGAAATCACTGCAGGATCTTGA
- a CDS encoding trypsin-like peptidase domain-containing protein translates to MDQSRSSSKESPYIRVAGEREAGVKCARCNKEIEQGELTASCMQCGGIHHQTCWTEYQQCGSYQCSQGTMSNASTSALVISRDDLNHAEPLPVIPSYTDNALTISEKPKQLWNKLAIWAFIIALLGIPLFGIITGLFAMILACIALVSHPTHKKGFALAVAGLMIGFFEIIGWSAGLYFYMDTPRTNSIAFSEYAFDPSSLDNLPADLKRAMKSNVLIEVNNGLFGRGMGSGVILTSVDGKSLIVTNRHVIDPEYNGDSRNVTEDFDKSDPVTVQAIGQIPVQGQIEWIAPHGIDLALISAPLDKEVVSDAFWHKDKAPLIGSKVFAIGNPHALGWTHSTGNLSQYRKQTKGAFTYQIIQTTTPLNPGNSGGGLYDENGFLIGINTMTGDKRVAEGLGFAISINTLFDLIPGTFQIPAQQGKIESDDANVSETNN, encoded by the coding sequence ATGGATCAGAGCAGAAGCAGTTCAAAAGAGAGCCCGTATATCCGCGTTGCAGGAGAGCGAGAAGCGGGAGTTAAATGTGCGCGGTGCAATAAAGAAATCGAACAGGGAGAATTGACCGCCAGTTGTATGCAATGTGGGGGAATTCATCACCAGACATGTTGGACAGAATACCAGCAATGTGGGTCTTATCAATGCTCTCAAGGTACTATGAGCAATGCCTCCACATCGGCACTCGTCATTTCACGAGACGATTTAAACCATGCAGAGCCACTTCCTGTCATTCCAAGTTACACGGACAACGCGCTGACCATTTCTGAAAAACCAAAACAGTTATGGAATAAGCTTGCAATCTGGGCATTCATCATCGCGCTCCTGGGCATCCCGCTATTTGGGATCATCACGGGACTCTTCGCCATGATCCTGGCCTGCATAGCATTAGTTTCTCATCCGACTCACAAGAAAGGATTCGCTTTAGCCGTTGCTGGGTTAATGATCGGCTTTTTCGAAATCATTGGCTGGTCTGCAGGATTGTATTTTTATATGGACACGCCCCGTACCAATTCGATTGCATTCAGTGAGTATGCCTTTGATCCTTCTTCTCTGGACAATTTACCAGCCGACTTGAAGAGAGCGATGAAGTCAAATGTTCTGATTGAAGTCAACAACGGCCTGTTCGGCCGAGGAATGGGGAGTGGAGTCATTTTAACATCAGTCGATGGGAAGTCTTTGATTGTGACAAATCGTCATGTGATTGACCCTGAGTATAATGGCGACTCTCGGAACGTAACTGAGGACTTTGACAAATCAGATCCGGTCACAGTCCAGGCCATTGGTCAAATTCCTGTCCAAGGCCAGATTGAATGGATTGCACCACATGGAATCGATCTGGCCTTGATCTCAGCACCACTTGACAAAGAAGTCGTAAGTGATGCATTCTGGCACAAGGATAAAGCCCCGCTGATTGGTTCAAAAGTCTTTGCCATCGGAAATCCGCATGCCCTTGGCTGGACGCACTCCACTGGCAATCTTTCTCAGTATCGGAAACAGACCAAGGGCGCGTTTACTTATCAGATCATTCAAACAACCACCCCGCTGAATCCCGGAAATTCAGGTGGCGGGTTATATGATGAGAACGGATTTCTCATTGGCATCAACACGATGACGGGAGATAAAAGAGTCGCAGAAGGTCTCGGCTTTGCCATCTCAATAAATACGCTGTTCGACTTGATACCAGGCACTTTTCAAATCCCGGCTCAGCAGGGTAAAATAGAAAGCGATGATGCCAATGTATCCGAAACAAATAACTAA
- a CDS encoding RING finger protein, whose product MADNIVTCECGVKVRLPDSERNRSFQCPKCKKLIALTTDLKVLFSAPLDVGQTAVCPICQSDIQPNESCVQCPDCDQTHHRECWSEIGGCGTYGCQQAPAPVDSDKTSQVTLTAWGDTKECPACGEVIKSIALKCRYCSTTFDSTDPMSLNDLKNQYDRGERVDSMRNSVIGLFVFSMIGILAPLALLISLIYVLPRRKQLSQSGPIISILAWVSVALNIFYTLLMFLFFILSN is encoded by the coding sequence GTGGCTGATAATATCGTAACTTGTGAATGTGGCGTGAAGGTTCGACTTCCTGATTCAGAGCGAAACCGTTCATTCCAATGCCCTAAATGCAAGAAGTTGATCGCATTAACGACGGATTTGAAAGTTCTATTCAGTGCTCCTCTGGATGTTGGCCAGACGGCGGTCTGCCCGATCTGTCAAAGCGATATCCAGCCGAATGAAAGTTGTGTTCAATGTCCCGATTGTGATCAAACTCATCATCGTGAATGCTGGAGTGAAATTGGTGGATGCGGAACCTACGGTTGTCAACAGGCGCCAGCTCCCGTCGACTCTGACAAAACTTCGCAAGTAACATTAACCGCATGGGGGGATACCAAGGAGTGTCCCGCCTGCGGAGAAGTAATCAAATCAATCGCCCTGAAATGCAGATACTGTAGTACAACGTTTGATTCCACCGATCCAATGTCTCTCAATGATTTAAAAAATCAATACGATCGAGGAGAACGTGTTGATTCCATGAGGAACAGTGTGATCGGTCTGTTTGTTTTTTCGATGATCGGCATTTTGGCCCCACTCGCACTGCTGATCAGTTTGATTTATGTACTACCGCGAAGGAAGCAACTTTCGCAATCAGGACCGATTATATCTATTCTTGCCTGGGTTTCGGTCGCTTTAAACATTTTTTATACCCTTTTGATGTTTCTGTTCTTTATACTGAGTAATTGA
- a CDS encoding HesA/MoeB/ThiF family protein translates to MNDVLNLTDLDQPDDRFSRFNLIGWWDQEKLSSSNALVIGAGAIGNELIKNLALLGIGNLMVADLDNIENSNLSRSILYREADCGRSKAEVAAERARSIYPEMKSNFFHGNVVYDLGLGVYRWADVILGGLDNREARVSINQSASRVGKPWIDGAIERLDGVARVFNSQTGPCYECTMNEVDWKMLESRRSCALLTRDEMEQGKVPTTPTTSSVIAGIQVQEAVKMIHGLETLEGQGFVFDGTNHQSYLVKYSRLEDCPTHEIFEPVIELSQNSQIQAGTFLELILSDLGPEAVVEFNQDLIESFTCHSCQETEIYHSSLGQVTESNAICPDCGEQRTPHFFHSLNSNSKFLDLTLNELGVPLWDILTGRVGMEQKFYELSGDRQQVLGPLEAGKTK, encoded by the coding sequence ATGAACGATGTTCTGAATTTGACTGATCTCGACCAGCCCGATGATCGGTTTTCGCGATTTAATTTGATCGGTTGGTGGGATCAGGAAAAACTGTCTTCCTCGAATGCTCTGGTCATTGGTGCGGGAGCAATTGGAAATGAGTTGATTAAGAATCTTGCTCTGTTAGGCATCGGCAATCTGATGGTTGCCGATCTGGATAACATTGAGAACTCCAATCTGTCACGATCTATTCTCTATCGTGAAGCCGATTGCGGGCGCAGCAAGGCAGAAGTTGCTGCGGAGCGGGCGCGTTCAATCTACCCGGAAATGAAATCGAACTTCTTTCACGGCAATGTTGTCTATGATTTAGGGTTGGGTGTATATCGATGGGCCGATGTCATCCTCGGCGGACTCGATAATCGAGAAGCACGTGTTTCGATAAATCAATCTGCTTCACGTGTTGGTAAGCCCTGGATTGACGGTGCAATAGAACGGCTTGATGGGGTTGCCAGAGTGTTCAACTCTCAGACGGGTCCATGCTACGAATGTACGATGAACGAAGTCGACTGGAAAATGCTTGAGTCTCGAAGAAGCTGTGCCCTGTTAACGCGTGACGAAATGGAACAGGGAAAAGTCCCGACAACTCCGACAACCTCATCCGTCATTGCAGGGATTCAGGTTCAGGAAGCGGTAAAGATGATTCATGGACTCGAAACGCTTGAAGGACAAGGGTTTGTTTTCGATGGTACGAATCATCAGAGTTACCTTGTGAAATACTCTCGCCTGGAAGATTGTCCAACACATGAAATATTTGAACCAGTCATTGAACTTTCGCAGAACAGTCAGATCCAGGCTGGTACGTTTCTTGAGCTCATCTTATCTGATCTCGGTCCGGAAGCCGTTGTTGAGTTTAATCAGGATTTAATCGAATCATTCACGTGTCATTCCTGTCAGGAAACAGAAATTTACCACTCTTCCCTGGGTCAAGTCACTGAGAGCAATGCCATTTGTCCCGATTGTGGGGAACAACGGACACCTCATTTTTTTCACTCTCTCAATTCTAATTCGAAATTCCTTGATCTGACACTAAATGAACTGGGAGTCCCCTTGTGGGATATTCTTACGGGGCGAGTGGGGATGGAACAAAAATTTTATGAATTATCTGGAGACCGCCAGCAGGTGTTGGGACCTCTAGAAGCAGGGAAAACAAAATAA